One window of Acetomicrobium sp. S15 = DSM 107314 genomic DNA carries:
- the rplI gene encoding 50S ribosomal protein L9 — translation MKVILKQDVEKLGRRGDLVEVADGYGRNFLIPRGLAVEATEAKLREWKSIQEGKAAREKRSEEEARAKKKNLQGKRITVKMSAGEKGRLFGSVTTAQLAEAIEEQLGIKVDKKLIKIEENIKQIGVFPFKVRLYPGVEAELSVKVEAG, via the coding sequence ATGAAGGTGATATTGAAGCAGGATGTGGAAAAATTGGGCAGGCGCGGCGATCTTGTGGAGGTGGCCGATGGCTACGGCCGCAATTTCTTGATTCCACGAGGTCTTGCTGTTGAAGCGACCGAAGCAAAGTTGAGAGAGTGGAAGAGCATCCAAGAGGGGAAGGCAGCGCGGGAAAAGAGATCTGAGGAGGAGGCCAGAGCGAAGAAGAAGAACCTCCAGGGCAAGCGGATAACGGTCAAAATGAGCGCCGGAGAGAAGGGCAGGCTCTTCGGCAGTGTCACCACAGCCCAACTGGCCGAGGCTATAGAGGAGCAATTGGGAATTAAAGTCGACAAGAAGCTCATCAAGATCGAGGAGAACATCAAGCAAATCGGCGTATTTCCGTTCAAGGTCAGGCTTTATCCCGGTGTTGAAGCCGAGCTCTCCGTGAAGGTGGAGGCAGGTTAG
- the dnaB gene encoding replicative DNA helicase, which translates to MALPLDRVPPHNLEAERAVLGSCLLSQDALIVAVEGLSPADFYDMRYKQAFEMVSDMVRKGKPVDPLTFLEEANRREMADRLGGQAFVAELIDAVPTTANVEYHVQIVRDKAIHRRLIQAGGEIAKLGYAEDKELDEVLDEAERTLFEVTQRGSGVSFRHVGAILSSTFQEIEARFHQGGHITGAPSGFIDLDRLTGGFQPGSLNIIAARPSMGKTALALGLAMHTALEFRSPVLVFSLEMSAEQLVQRMLGAEARVNIHDLRTGAFADEAWDDLAEAAGRLSQAPIYIDDSSLLSTMDLRARCRRFKAKFPDLGLVVVDYLQLMSLHRRTESKQQEVAEISRALKGIARELNIPILALSQLSRAVEARQDKRPQLSDLRDSGAIEQDADLVMLLYRPGYYSSVPEDESMAELIVAKHRNGPTGVVRLIFLKEYTRFVNAERLLT; encoded by the coding sequence ATGGCGCTCCCTTTAGATCGAGTTCCTCCTCATAATTTAGAGGCCGAGCGCGCTGTCCTCGGATCATGTCTGCTGAGCCAAGATGCGCTGATCGTGGCCGTTGAGGGGCTTTCCCCCGCTGATTTCTATGATATGCGTTATAAGCAGGCCTTTGAAATGGTCAGCGATATGGTACGAAAGGGGAAGCCCGTAGATCCTCTCACGTTTTTGGAAGAGGCGAACCGCAGGGAAATGGCGGATCGTTTGGGCGGTCAAGCTTTTGTGGCCGAGCTTATCGATGCCGTCCCCACGACGGCTAACGTGGAATATCACGTGCAGATAGTGCGCGACAAAGCGATCCATCGCCGTCTCATCCAAGCGGGCGGAGAGATAGCGAAGCTCGGCTATGCCGAGGATAAGGAACTGGATGAGGTTTTGGACGAGGCGGAGCGTACCCTCTTTGAGGTGACCCAGAGGGGAAGCGGCGTGTCTTTCCGCCATGTAGGGGCCATATTGAGCTCTACCTTTCAAGAGATAGAGGCGCGCTTCCACCAAGGCGGGCACATTACAGGCGCTCCCTCCGGCTTTATAGATTTGGACAGGTTGACCGGCGGTTTTCAGCCCGGGAGTCTCAACATCATAGCGGCCCGCCCCTCCATGGGTAAAACTGCCCTTGCGCTCGGCCTCGCCATGCACACTGCCTTGGAGTTCAGATCTCCGGTCCTCGTGTTCAGCCTGGAGATGAGCGCCGAGCAGCTGGTTCAACGCATGCTCGGCGCAGAGGCTCGCGTTAACATCCACGACTTGAGGACCGGTGCCTTCGCAGATGAGGCGTGGGACGACCTGGCCGAGGCAGCAGGAAGGCTCTCTCAGGCCCCGATATACATAGACGACAGTTCGCTCCTTTCAACGATGGACCTGAGGGCTCGCTGCAGGAGGTTCAAGGCCAAGTTCCCGGACTTAGGGCTCGTGGTGGTGGATTACCTGCAGCTCATGTCTTTGCATCGGCGGACCGAGAGCAAACAGCAGGAGGTGGCAGAGATTTCGAGGGCGCTCAAAGGCATAGCCAGGGAGCTCAACATCCCAATACTTGCCCTGTCGCAGCTATCTCGCGCCGTCGAAGCGCGACAGGACAAACGCCCACAGCTCTCTGACTTGAGAGATAGCGGCGCCATAGAACAGGACGCGGACCTCGTAATGCTCCTCTACAGGCCAGGTTACTATTCGTCTGTGCCCGAAGACGAAAGCATGGCCGAACTGATAGTCGCCAAACATCGTAATGGGCCGACGGGCGTAGTCCGTCTCATCTTCTTGAAGGAATACACCCGTTTCGTCAACGCGGAGCGGCTGTTAACTTGA
- a CDS encoding ParB/RepB/Spo0J family partition protein, whose amino-acid sequence MEGEYKVDVKRILGFRLKENQAEAPKGGRELANLPIGDIRPNPSQMRQRIDEGDLAELAESIKSLGVIQPIVVRPVEEGYELVAGERRLRAAKMAGLEFIPAIVINMDDLTSSLSALVENIQRKDLSAIEEARCLADLLRATGWTQVELAKRLGRSQAALANKLRLLQLDEGVQEMVVEGKLSERQARALLSLPAETQREVADMICRNEVKIEDIERTGRRSRKKERLVELGQKGELGDILLQKLSEVVQEARKSGIPVAWRIKEFAHSRLVMEITVDLKKDETTDDSKSR is encoded by the coding sequence GTGGAGGGAGAATATAAAGTCGACGTAAAGCGGATACTCGGCTTTCGCCTCAAAGAGAATCAGGCCGAAGCCCCTAAGGGCGGGAGAGAGCTCGCTAATTTGCCGATAGGCGATATAAGGCCCAATCCGTCTCAGATGAGGCAGAGGATCGACGAGGGTGACCTTGCGGAGCTGGCCGAATCCATAAAGTCGCTGGGAGTGATTCAACCCATCGTCGTCAGGCCCGTGGAAGAAGGATATGAGCTGGTAGCTGGGGAGCGACGCCTCAGAGCGGCGAAGATGGCCGGCCTTGAATTCATTCCTGCGATAGTGATCAATATGGACGACTTGACTTCGAGCCTCTCGGCCCTCGTGGAGAACATTCAGCGGAAGGATCTATCGGCCATAGAGGAAGCGCGCTGTTTGGCCGACCTGCTTCGGGCTACGGGCTGGACCCAGGTGGAACTGGCGAAAAGGCTCGGTCGATCACAGGCCGCGTTGGCCAACAAATTGAGGCTTTTACAGCTCGACGAAGGCGTTCAAGAGATGGTAGTCGAGGGCAAACTATCCGAGCGGCAAGCGAGGGCACTCCTCTCCTTGCCGGCTGAGACACAGCGCGAAGTGGCAGATATGATCTGCAGGAACGAAGTAAAAATAGAAGACATAGAGCGCACCGGCCGCCGCAGTCGCAAAAAAGAGAGGCTCGTCGAGTTAGGTCAAAAGGGAGAGCTGGGTGACATATTGCTTCAGAAGCTTTCCGAGGTGGTGCAGGAAGCCAGGAAGAGCGGTATACCCGTGGCCTGGAGGATTAAGGAGTTTGCTCACAGTCGCCTCGTCATGGAGATCACGGTCGACCTAAAAAAGGATGAGACGACAGATGACTCCAAGAGCCGGTGA